The Lactuca sativa cultivar Salinas chromosome 2, Lsat_Salinas_v11, whole genome shotgun sequence genome includes a window with the following:
- the LOC111905499 gene encoding probable 2-oxoglutarate-dependent dioxygenase SLC1, with product MVMFQEMALRNDQSESLKGQEHNKGVKHLCEMGIIKVPKKYILPTLERPDNSITTELHDVTNLKLPVIDFAELHGPNHEQLITSLAHACQNYGFFQVINHGISSNVLSEMIDVARRFFELPLKEREKYMSTDVHSLVRYGTSFNQMKDGVLCWRDFLKLVCTTEAHSQWPSSPLDFRVMGVEYARETKMLFQSLMEAILESLGFEEKNTHNKTPKTNQESGNDNYHNKREENYDNIKKDIGDGSQLMVVNCYPPCPEPELTFGMPPHSDYGFLTLLLQDEVEGLQILHKDHWVTIKPHPQSFVVNIGDHLEILSNGRYKSVMHRVLANSKKSRISVASLHSLAFTAVIRPWPMLINDENPKRYKDTDFADFVQYITTCDSKHKNFLESRKLTDIYT from the exons ATGGTGATGTTTCAAGAAATGGCACTAAGGAATGACCAAAGTGAGAGCTTAAAGGGACAAGAACACAACAAAGGAGTGAAACACTTGTGTGAAATGGGCATCATAAAAGTTCCCAAAAAGTATATCCTCCCTACTCTTGAACGTCCCGACAACTCTATAACAACCGAACTCCATGACGTCACAAATCTGAAGCTGCCCGTCATTGACTTTGCCGAGTTGCATGGCCCAAACCATGAGCAACTCATTACATCATTGGCTCATGCTTGCCAGAATTACGGGTTCTTCCAG GTTATAAACCATGGGATTTCAAGTAATGTTTTAAGCGAGATGATAGATGTGGCTAGAAGATTCTTTGAGCTCCCCTTGAAGGAGAGAGAGAAGTATATGTCTACAGATGTTCATTCTCTTGTTCGATATGGAACGAGTTTCAACCAGATGAAAGATGGCGTTTTATGTTGGAGAGACTTTTTGAAATTGGTTTGCACTACTGAGGCTCATTCTCAGTGgccttcttctcctttggatttTAG ggtAATGGGAGTAGAGTACGCAAGAGAGACAAAAATGTTGTTCCAATCGCTGATGGAAGCCATCCTAGAAAGCCTTGGATTCGAAGaaaaaaacacacacaacaaaacaccaaaaaccaaTCAAGAATCTGGCAATGACAACTACCACAACAAAAGGGAAGAGAATTACGATAATATAAAAAAAGACATTGGAGATGGAAGCCAACTAATGGTGGTCAATTGCTATCCACCATGCCCTGAGCCTGAGCTTACGTTTGGAATGCCACCACACTCCGATTATGGATTCCTCACCCTTCTCCTCCAAGACGAGGTTGAAGGCCTTCAGATACTTCATAAAGATCATTGGGTCACCATTAAACCTCATCCTCAATCTTTTGTTGTGAACATCGGTGATCACCTTGAG ATACTTAGCAATGGAAGGTACAAGAGTGTGATGCATAGGGTACTAGCGAATTCCAAGAAATCAAGAATATCAGTGGCATCTTTGCATAGTTTAGCATTCACGGCAGTTATCAGACCATGGCCAATGCTAATCAATGACGAAAATCCAAAGCGATACAAGGATACTGATTTTGCAGATTTTGTTCAATACATTACGACTTGTGATTCTAAACATAAAAATTTTCTAGAGTCAAGGAAATTAACTGACATTTATACCTAA
- the LOC128132301 gene encoding uncharacterized mitochondrial protein AtMg00810-like, with protein sequence MGKINNFLGLNIRQSSEGIFINQEKYSRNLLENFGMTNSSKLRVSLAVGTCLGPSLEKSTIDLTLYRSMIGSLLYLTASRLDIMFAICNCARVFIQALSDADLGGCQLDRKSTNGGRQILDGKLVSWKSNNQRYVLISTSEEEYVAAAACISQIIWIQSQLHDYAINITKKVIGHWTTFDILRFQHSTERFINSRRISGAATAATRGFPHSSAATTRIATT encoded by the exons atggggaaaaTCAACAATTTTCTGGGGTTAAATATTCGTCAAAGCAGTGAAGGTATCTTCATCAATCAAGAAAAGTACTCTCGAAATCTACTTGAAAATTTTGGGATGACGAATAGTTCAAAGTTGCGAGTGTCGCTGGCTGTTGGAACATGTCTTGGTCCTTCGTTGGAAAAATCGACTATTGATCTCACATTATACCGAAGCATGATTGGTTCTTTATTATATCTTACAGCAAGTCGACTTGATATAATGTTTGCTatttgtaattgtgctag GGTTTTCATTCAAGCGCTTTCAGATGCAGACTTGGGTGGTTGTCAacttgatcgtaaaagcacaaaTGGTGGACGTCAAATTTTGGATGGGAAGCTTGTGAGCTGGAAATCCAACAATCAAAGATATGTTTTGATTTCTACATCAGAAGAAGAATATGTTGCTGCTGCAGCCTGCATTTCTCAgatcatttggattcaaagtcaactacatgattatgcaatcaacatTACGAAAA AGGTTATTGGTCATTGGACCACCTTCGACATACTTCGCTTTCAACATTCGACTGAACGATTTATTAACAG ccggaggatttctggagcagcaaCGGCGGCAACCAGAGGATTCCCTCATAGTTCAGccgctactacgag gattgctactacctga